A window from Plodia interpunctella isolate USDA-ARS_2022_Savannah chromosome 2, ilPloInte3.2, whole genome shotgun sequence encodes these proteins:
- the MESR6 gene encoding UPF0489 protein C5orf22 homolog, which yields MPKSSGESSLQPLKRFKKIPVYVVEEHNEALQFIYSAIGGKKLPCEGTTLLHFDSHPDMLIDRKLKGEDARAGRNLLPLLQIENWIVPAAAAGYLGRVVWLRPPWATQLADGTRAVRVGDHPRTGLLRVDCKEPYYMSDALYSNELINERKFTLTVAEVPNPTQQKSDDELQKLVDTIDLSQPYVLDIDLDFFSTANPFLSLYDSIKLYDLLEPIFNFELPENDDVFTVEKVVESRERQLAELEHIFEHLDEHGNLLTYGGGKTELYTKVSALVDAVTKEAEKLGDAPDWFAVFAGGCTRDQGGLPHHISTEQEMRDMIKESLLPLLLRLPAPVLVTVARSSDDGYCPKHQVDLIQSLVLQILKEVYDIDDPALHYLTVNTN from the exons ATGCCGAAGTCTTCTGGGGAAAGCTCATTACAGCCATTgaaaaggtttaaaaaaatccccGTTTATGTCGTAGAAGAGCACAATGAGGccttacaatttatttattccgcTATAGGAGGCAAGAAATTGCCGTGCGAAGGTACCACGTTGTTGCATTTCGACTCTCATCCGGACATGCTTATAGATAGGAAGTTGAAAGGAGAGGACGCTCGGGCAGGAAGGAATCTGTTGCCGCTGCTACAAATAGAGAACTGGATAGTACCCGCAGCAGCGGCGGGGTATCTGGGCCGCGTGGTATGGCTGCGGCCGCCCTGGGCCACCCAGCTCGCGGACGGAACTCGCGCCGTCCGAGTGGGCGACCACCCCCGCACGGGCCTTTTGCGCGTCGACTGCAAAGAACCATACTACATGTCCGATGCTCTCTATTCAAacgaattaataaatgaacGAAAGTTTACTCTCACAGTCGCAGAAGTACCAAATCCGACACAACAAAAATCAGATGATGAGCTGCAAAAACTAGTAGATACGATAGATTTATCTCAACCGTATGTTCTTGACATAGATTTAGACTTCTTTAGCACAGCCAATCCGTTCTTGTCTTTGTATGATAGTATTAAATTGTACGATCTTTTGGAgccaatatttaattttgaattgccAGAAAATGATGATGTCTTCACGGTAGAAAAAGTAGTAGAGTCCAGGGAGCGGCAGTTGGCTGAGCTGGAACATATATTTGAGCATCTAGACGAGCACGGAAATCTACTGACTTACGGAGGGGGGAAAACGGAGCTATATACTAAG GTTTCTGCACTCGTGGATGCAGTGACAAAAGAAGCGGAGAAACTAGGCGATGCGCCGGACTGGTTCGCAGTGTTCGCAGGGGGGTGTACTAGGGACCAGGGGGGCTTGCCCCACCACATAAGCACGGAGCAGGAGATGCGAGACATGATCAAGGAGTCATTGCTTCCTCTACTGCTGAGGCTACCGGCCCCCGTGTTGGTCACTGTCGCCAGGTCATCTGATGACGGTTACTGCCCTAAACATCAG gTGGATTTAATTCAGTCGTTAGTATTACAAATCTTGAAAGAAGTGTATGACATCGACGATCCGGCTTTACACTATTTGACTGTGAATACAAACTAA